The DNA sequence ATATCCACCAACTCGATGGCCTGAATGTCATTGTTCAGGAAGACTACTGCTGCTCCGGCTTGGTCTCCAACGAGCACTTGCTTACAATTTTCGAAGCCGTAAATTTTTCTGTCATGCGTTAGTGGCTCTTGGATGAGCACAATATCTACGGCGCTTGCTGCACAAAAGTCCCTAAGCTGCAAGCTCGCTATCCTCTGCCTGTGTACATTGTGCTGTACGAACTTTATGGACTCGGTCATTGCGAGCCGAAGTCCGTTCGCCTTAAAAGGCTACGTGCTGCCTGGGTCCTGGCCTTACATGCTGCGCTGGACGCTTTGTGCGGTACTTTACAATTCGCGCACTTCACCGCTTCATCTTTGCACTCGTGAGAGTCATGGGCGCCTGCACAGTGCCTGCAAGTTGGAACCTTCTGTTCGCACCTCAGCGACGTATGACCATATTGCTGACAGTTGTAACACTGTGAGGTAGAGCTGTGCACCTTGCACCGACAGCGGGTCATACCAATATATATGGACTTGTTTTCCAGTTTTAATACAACGTTCGCTGGTGCTTCAATGACCCAATGGACAACGCGGCCGTCTCGGGGGCCCAGCTTGTGTAGAGGAGTCATACACCCCACATCTTCAGCGGTCAGCCCGAGTTCTGGGTTTTGACCCAGGAGGCACTCGGCTAGCTCTTCGCTTGTTATCCCGCTCTCAACGTCATATAAAATGATCCGCGGCTTCCTCGGGCTAATCTCTATCACATATTCGAGGCCCTTCATCACCTCCAACGTGTTAGCGTCGTCCGGTATGATTATTAGTGACTTTCCGCTTACGATGGTCTTTGCTCTAGGGTTCTTAAGTTTTGACCTAACAGTTTCCCATATTCCTGCTTTCGCGTTGGCCACTGTCATATCATTTGGTATTTCTACCATGAAGCGCGACGTAGCTTTAACCTTCCTACTCTTTTTAAGCTGCTCTTTTTCACTTGCTTTTTTGGTCTTAGACGCGGTAGTGACCGCGGCTTTCGGTGCGCTCGCAACTTTATCGGCATATGTTGGCTTAAGGACGGGTACTTTGTTGGACGCCGGTCCTGCCTTCTTGAGCGTTTCCAACTCCGCCTTCAGGCTGTTGGCTTCGGCGTTCTTTGCGTCAAGCTTGTCGATGAAGCACGTGATGCTCATTCTCTGGTATCCTCTTTACCCTTAAGTTCCCCTTGTAACTTGCTGTTATCGTGTGCAAGGCCGGTCGTGACGACTCTGAGCCTAGCAAGTATGCTCATCATCTTTTCTGAGATGAGGACTCCTAACTTTTTTCCTTTCTCTTGTATGACCGTTTGCTCAAGCCATCCTAAGAGGTCATTCAGTTCTCTATGATTGACTGCCTTGTTTGCCGTTTTCGGCTGCTTAGAGCTTTGCACAACCGGCTATGGCGGGCCGCGCTTCTGGCCACCGCCTGCCGGGACCATGCCACCACTATTGCCTTCGGCATCTGTCATGTCGACGACGTTTTCGTTATCGTCGTCTTCGTCAACACTTCCCCTAAGTCTAAGGGGGTCAGAGTAGCAATGTCCGTTATTCATGTCTGTATCTTTATAATCCACATGTTTCCATTCCGATTTCCAGCTTACATTAACCGAGCTATTGATGACGACCTGTGTGGCGAGCTCACCCACACCTGCCGGGTCTAAGGTTTCCTGGGCCTTTGTACCAGTAACatcatctttatttttattgtgtgttTTCATGTTAGATTGTTGGGGGGTTGCCCTGGCGGTTGCATGTCCATACCAAGGGTTAGAAGTCCGGAGTCGGCCTACTCCGGACAGTTTTTGAAAGCCTCTTAGCGCCGAACATATAGCCCGGTCGGGCGGGGTCACCACGACAAGGTGGGCAATCGTCGACCCCGTGTACAATCTAACAGTAGCTTCGCTGAACTTCCATCTAtaagaacaaattattttatttaaaaaacaaaagaagtaaaaaaatcagtaaaaaaaaacagattcggcaatatgttttttaaatttagtccaATGTATTTACCTGTCCTTTACTGGCACATTCTCAATGTTGGCAACCTTATAGTGGCTTATTACCCAAAGCTCCTTGCCTTTTTCTTCAAAAGGCGTTTTTATTGTTACAACACCATCCCCTTGTCTAAATGTTAGCGAATTAAATATCTCAACATCAAATTCTTCCGATCTCAAACGTTCGCTGACATTATCTCTGTATGAcacattctataaaaaaaatttgaattatttatgctatcattataaaaaaaatattatttatactaccaTTTTATTCTGCTTCTTTTTCATAGGTTTTTTCACACTTGTTTTTTCTGCAGCACGTTTTGTACCaggttttgtttttgaaaaagacGGTCTCATATCAATTGATTCGCTGAAATGTTCATTCTACGAAACAtaaaacatagtatattatttttttttttttttactgttttttcatTACATATTTTCTATGTTCCAAGAATTATAACCAAAGCGTTGAGTAATGACACGACTCACTTCCAATATACTTTAgttaccatatattttttttaactatgttATAATcagacaattaataatattttaagaattgtaACCATAGCATTGAGTAGTGTTACGACTGGTCTCCAATTTGCTTTGGTTATAAGATATTTGTTAAGTAGTTACTAACCTCTGAATCAGTTGAAGCAATTGTAcggtacaacatttttttttatttttttcgttagatATTTCTGTTGAACTGAGCTTCTTGTCCTGGAATGAAATCTTGAAGACTGGTGAATATTAGTGAATTCCCTCTGTCTTTTATA is a window from the Acyrthosiphon pisum isolate AL4f unplaced genomic scaffold, pea_aphid_22Mar2018_4r6ur Scaffold_21431;HRSCAF=23975, whole genome shotgun sequence genome containing:
- the LOC107883677 gene encoding uncharacterized protein LOC107883677, whose protein sequence is MSITCFIDKLDAKNAEANSLKAELETLKKAGPASNKVPVLKPTYADKVASAPKAAVTTASKTKKASEKEQLKKSRKVKATSRFMVEIPNDMTVANAKAGIWETVRSKLKNPRAKTIVSGKSLIIIPDDANTLEVMKGLEYVIEISPRKPRIILYDVESGITSEELAECLLGQNPELGLTAEDVGCMTPLHKLGPRDGRVVHWVIEAPANVVLKLENKSIYIGMTRCRCKVHSSTSQCYNCQQYGHTSLRCEQKVPTCRHCAGAHDSHECKDEAVKCANCKVPHKASSAACKARTQAARSLLRRTDFGSQ